A window of the Lactuca sativa cultivar Salinas chromosome 7, Lsat_Salinas_v11, whole genome shotgun sequence genome harbors these coding sequences:
- the LOC111913397 gene encoding uncharacterized protein LOC111913397, protein MGGRKFTYFSDVGCKLSKLDRFLVCPNFMSAFTSASIVALLREHSDHSPILLRTKVADFGPRPFRLFNFWLLRDDFDGIIRLAWSDYIGVGAPDRYFSNKLKVVKEAIRNWRRVEFDKENRKLRELKDLVNNIELVAENKPLTNVEIEERRLNKQRILDLEKFAKLDLIQKAKIKWVCDGDENSWFFHNYLKIKNRKCHIHGLMINGIWTTDVDAIKKKA, encoded by the coding sequence ATGGGGGGCAGAAAATTCACTTATTTCAGCGATGTTGGATGCAAACTTAGTAAACTTGACCGATTTTTAGTCTGTCCAAACTTCATGTCTGCCTTTACTTCCGCTTCTATAGTTGCACTGCTAAGAGAACATTCAGATCATTCCCCAATCCTTCTTAGGACTAAGGTTGCAGATTTTGGGCCTCGTCCATTCAGATTATTCAACTTTTGGTTGCTTCGTGATGATTTTGATGGTATTATTAGATTGGCATGGAGTGATTACATTGGTGTTGGTGCCCCCGATAGATACTTTTCTAATAAGCTAAAAGTTGTCAAAGAGGCTATCAGGAATTGGAGGCGGGTGGAGTTTGACAAAGAAAATAGAAAACTTCGCGAGTTGAAAGATTTGGTCAATAACATTGAACTAGTTGCTGAGAATAAACCGCTCACAAATGTTGAAATTGAGGAAAGAAGATTAAACAAACAGCGTATTCTTGATTTGGAGAAATTTGCCAAACTTGACTTGATTCAAAAAGCGAAAATCAAGTGGGTGTGTGATGGAGATGAGAATTCTTGGTTTTTTCATAACTacttaaaaatcaaaaatagGAAATGCCATATTCATGGCCTCATGATAAATGGTATTTGGACCACTGATGTAGATGCGATAAAAAAGAAGGCATGA
- the LOC111914128 gene encoding fatty-acid-binding protein 3, chloroplastic isoform X1 has protein sequence MIVATGIGAFPRSVSLLPLPHNNFGSPHSISNPRNRIRFPERKSNNFNFNFSLFIPTNPPFFSIKAAASSSSEFASDYAEEPATNVKFPTLLNLPGCSSSLSLIGTGFREKVFAIIGVKVYAAGLYINPKIIDKLDAWKGRTSAQIQDDSSLFDLIYQAPLEKSLQIVLVRDVDGKTFWDALNDAISPRIKSPNAIDETALSDFRGIFQNRPLKKGTFIFLTWLDSSKILIHLSNEGIPSTSEATIESENVTRSLFDVFFGRDPVSPSLKASISNGLASILI, from the exons ATGATAGTTGCAACAGGAATTGGGGCATTTCCCAGATCAgtttctcttcttcctcttccccATAACAATTTCGGATCCCCACAttcaatttcaaaccctagaaacaGAATCCGTTTTCCAGaaagaaaatcaaacaatttcaatttcaatttctcCCTGTTCATCCCTACCAACCCTCCTTTCTTCTCCATCAAGgccgctgcttcttcttcttcag AATTTGCATCAGATTACGCTGAAGAGCCTGCTACGAATGTCAAATTTCCGACATTGTTGAATCTTCCTGGTTGCTCGAGCTCGCTTTCTTTGATTGGAACAG GGTTTCGAGAAAAGGTTTTTGCGATAATCGGAGTTAAGGTGTACGCCGCAGGGCTatacataaaccctaaaatcatcgATAAGTTAGACGCATGGAAAGGACGAACATCAGCTCAGATCCAAGACGATTCGTCTCTATTCGACTTAATCTATCAAG CTCCATTAGAGAAATCGCTACAGATCGTTCTTGTCAGAGACGTCGACGGAAAAACCTTCTGGGACGCCTTGAACGACGCCATTTCACCACGAATCAAATCACCAAACGCCATCGATGAAACCGCTCTCTCCGATTTCCGTGGTATCTTTCAAAATCGGCCATTGAAGAAAGGAACCTTCATCTTCTTAACATGGCTCGATTCCTCCAAAATTCTG ATTCATCTATCAAATGAAGGGATTCCATCGACTTCAGAAGCTACAATCGAATCAGAAAACGTGACACGATCTCTTTTTGATGTGTTCTTCGGACGTGACCCCGTTTCTCCTTCCTTAAAAGCTTCAATTAGCAATGGCTTAGCTTCGATACTTATATAA
- the LOC111914128 gene encoding fatty-acid-binding protein 3, chloroplastic isoform X2, which produces MIVATGIGAFPRSVSLLPLPHNNFGSPHSISNPRNRIRFPERKSNNFNFNFSLFIPTNPPFFSIKAAASSSSDYAEEPATNVKFPTLLNLPGCSSSLSLIGTGFREKVFAIIGVKVYAAGLYINPKIIDKLDAWKGRTSAQIQDDSSLFDLIYQAPLEKSLQIVLVRDVDGKTFWDALNDAISPRIKSPNAIDETALSDFRGIFQNRPLKKGTFIFLTWLDSSKILIHLSNEGIPSTSEATIESENVTRSLFDVFFGRDPVSPSLKASISNGLASILI; this is translated from the exons ATGATAGTTGCAACAGGAATTGGGGCATTTCCCAGATCAgtttctcttcttcctcttccccATAACAATTTCGGATCCCCACAttcaatttcaaaccctagaaacaGAATCCGTTTTCCAGaaagaaaatcaaacaatttcaatttcaatttctcCCTGTTCATCCCTACCAACCCTCCTTTCTTCTCCATCAAGgccgctgcttcttcttcttcag ATTACGCTGAAGAGCCTGCTACGAATGTCAAATTTCCGACATTGTTGAATCTTCCTGGTTGCTCGAGCTCGCTTTCTTTGATTGGAACAG GGTTTCGAGAAAAGGTTTTTGCGATAATCGGAGTTAAGGTGTACGCCGCAGGGCTatacataaaccctaaaatcatcgATAAGTTAGACGCATGGAAAGGACGAACATCAGCTCAGATCCAAGACGATTCGTCTCTATTCGACTTAATCTATCAAG CTCCATTAGAGAAATCGCTACAGATCGTTCTTGTCAGAGACGTCGACGGAAAAACCTTCTGGGACGCCTTGAACGACGCCATTTCACCACGAATCAAATCACCAAACGCCATCGATGAAACCGCTCTCTCCGATTTCCGTGGTATCTTTCAAAATCGGCCATTGAAGAAAGGAACCTTCATCTTCTTAACATGGCTCGATTCCTCCAAAATTCTG ATTCATCTATCAAATGAAGGGATTCCATCGACTTCAGAAGCTACAATCGAATCAGAAAACGTGACACGATCTCTTTTTGATGTGTTCTTCGGACGTGACCCCGTTTCTCCTTCCTTAAAAGCTTCAATTAGCAATGGCTTAGCTTCGATACTTATATAA